The Rubripirellula reticaptiva DNA window AAGCGTTCGATGTGGCCATCGACGATCCGCACCGATTCAAAAATGCTCGTCACCTTCCGAGTTACCTTGGGCTGACAACCAAGCAGCGTCAATCCAGTGAGATCGATCGAACCGCCGCAAGAGCTTAACAACCAAGTCCAAACGCCAAACCCGAATCGGCAACCGCCGCACCGAAACGGTTGCCTTGAAATGACACCGAGTAAGGCACGCGGTATTGCGAGCCGGACTGCTTGGGAGCGATCTCAAATGTCTGACCGAGGCATCGAACCGATCGTTAACCTCGAGATAACGAATGCGACGCTCCCGAGGCGTCTTTCTAGACCATCCGACGTTCACGCTTTCACCATCGACCTGGCCGCAGCGAATTGATTGTGCCTGCCGATGCGAGATGACTCAAGCGAAACGCGAAAGACCCCGAGCAGGACTCTCCTTTGGCCAAGGCTACTCATCAAGGTTGGCACTCGGACGCTGCATGCACATCCCGGAGACGCCGCAATAAAGTCTGTGGCTGGCCCGAGCAGACGTTTCTAAACGAATCAATCCGATTGGGACGCCTGTAAGAAATGACGAGACGATGCAAATCAAACAAGTGACCAACCACTTCAGCGTTGGCAACTCGAACAGTCGGATAGTTCCCAGCCGAACTTTCTCACCTCGCGACGATCGCCCACTCCCCTCTACCAACCGCAACACGCTCTCAACACCGCGCGATGAGATGACACACCGACCGATGTAAAAAACAATTGAGAAAGCCGCCAGTCACCATTGGTCAAACCACGAACTTCATAGTCGTAACAGATCAGCGGGGACGGGCGAAAAACGTGCGAGCAAGAGAGAAACCGGACCACCCGTCCTCCGGTGCACGCAATTGTTACCTGCCGTTTGGGTCCGCAACATCGCCTTTCGGGCAGGTATAGTCGCAATTCGGGACGGTCGTCGACAAGCAAGTTGACCGTTCCGGCAGCCATGTCCCAGCGAGCATTGCAGCGACCACGCATTACCTGCGTTCGTGCGGTCGACGCGACGCGAACGGATACCGATCGGATCGCACTTGAAGAGTTGCCGGCAAACAATTCATGGTGTATTTGCCGGCGGATTCGTCGGGAAATTTTGACCATGTGCTCATGCGATACCTACAATCAGGCGAATCAAATGTCGAAACACCGCCAATCGTGAGCAGTGATAGGAGCAATGGAACAGATGCGAGTGAAAGAATCGTAAACAGAAGAAACCAGCGAAAACGGTTCATGGCACTTGGATCGACTCAGAGCGTAGATGCATCAATCACGTGATCTTTTCAGTCGGGTAACGGCTGGCATAGCACGGTCGCCGTGTTTGAGTCGTTGTGAAAGTAAGATCAGCTCGGCGACTCGCTGTTCATGCCTTGGTTCTGTGGTGGTTGCCCTCCCAATCATCGCCCCGATTCGCGAGCCTGCTGGGACGTCATCAATAGTTTTGCCTTGGTTTCTTTAAAGCCTGCGCCGTGTGAGACGACGGTACCATCGGAATTGACGAGGATTGAGTACGGAAAGAAAGTTACCGGGTAATTCGCGATGGGAGCAGTTGGACCTCTCTCGTCGTTCGCGAGGAAAGTGGGATAACGCAACTGCATTCTCTGAATCGCCCGCTCAACTTCCAGCGGATCAGTTCCGGCTGGGTGCATCCCAATGATGACGGCGTCATCGCCCACAAGATCTTGTAGCTCGATAAGATAGGGCTCACAGGCCGAGCACCATGTCGCCCAGAAGAAAAGCAACTGAGGTTTGTCAGAAACGACAGGTTTTGTCCCGCCTATCCATTGTCCACCAAGGAGAGGCGATGCTGGCTTGCCAACCATTTCTTCCAGTTCTCGCTGCGACGCGTTCAACCGCTGCTGAGTGACTGGGTCCAAGGGGGGTGTTAGGTGAACGAACACGAACGCTAGCGTGCCGACCGAACAAACAACGATGGTCGCAAGTAGCAGGATCCAGATCGGTACTGACTTGGTTCTTGAGGAATCAGCGTTCGACATTATGCGGCCCACAGAACGAAATAATTGGGACGAACTCATCATCTATGGTCGAGCACGAAGCTGATCACAGAACGTCACGCGTCACCGGGTACGCGCGAAAGATATTTAGCTTCAGGAACACGCGACTCGCATCCTCCGGTGCACGCGATGGTCATCCGCTATACACCGGTCGTAAAAGTCGTTGATATCGATATGCGTAGCGACAAAGCAACCGACATCGACCAAGCCAGCCACGCGAAACGATGGTGGCGAGCATCAGTCCTTGGTTTCCGCTACCACATCGCTGATGATTTCCAAACGGATCGTTTGTTTATTCGATCCAGTAATTTCGATCGTGCTTGTCTGCCCATTTTGAGAGATTACGGTTGGAGGAGAGACAATAATCAAGTTGTCAGGAATGGCACCGGTCTTGAGGACCATCTTAGATCGAATCGTGGCCTTAAAGTCAGCCGCCGGGGTGTACTCAGACCCTACGTCCGCCGTGGCGGGATGTGCTGGAACGGGCTTGTCGCTTGCATTTGTCAGTTGGCTGAAAACGAATCCAAGGGCGAGCAAGCCTGGCAAGATGAAAAGCTTTCGCATCTTGAAATCCTTGCGTTCATCGAAAGGGCCGAGAAAGAGAAAGAGAAAGAGAAAGAGAAAGAGACCGTGTCGTGTCGTGTTTAGCAGGTTCCCCGTGAGCAAACCAAGACAGAACGCCGTTCCACCTTATTCGGATACCGGCGGCAGTCGCCGAACCGCAGGGTAAAAAATTGATTTTAATAAACGTAACGACAGCGGCTTCGGTTCACCGCTTGGATATCCGCACTGGGCTGTCAATCTGAATGAGATACGGAGAGTTTCAACTTGTGAGCAACTTTGCCGTCGCCCATGTCCAATTCTATTGTTATCGCGCGATCAAAGGGAATTAAGTATCGACCATCAACCTGGTTCTTGCGAGCAACAAATCCGTTTTCAGTTACGGAATCTACGTTGGAGTAACAAAGTGTGAGGTCTGCGATAACAGCGTCATTCTGGATAACAACCGGCTCAAAGCAAAAGTGCAGTCCACGAGGTAGTGTATGCCGTTTGCTGCCCGATAGTTCGTCGGGCACATGAAATTCGCCGTCGTCAAGGTGGAGAAATTCAACGCCTTCAGGTATTGGTCCCAGCACATCCGAACGCGCGTCAATTATTTTGTTGGCAACTGCGGTGGTGAGTGTCCATTTCCCTTTAACGGTTTTCTTTACCTGCTCTTCTGCGGCATAGGTCGCGTAGCAGATCGCAGTGCAGATTCCCAGTAAAAAAAGTGAGTTTCGATGCACAGCATGGTTCTCGTTTTGAGGTTAAGGTAGGTCGGATCAAGCATTCATGAAGTCCGTGGTTTGAGGCGAGCATCACCGGGCGAAGATAGCGATCCACCAAAAGCCAAAAACCGTTACATCGCCGCTCCGTTTGCACCGAGCAAATGGCGCTGCGGGTGAAAGCGTCATGGTCCGACAGAGGGTTGTCATTAACGACCTGCGTGCTTGGGTCACTTCCGAGTTGCTGCGCGGACGAGCAGGTAGGCTCCGCCGGCGAGCACGGAGACGATTACTGCAATGATCAGCATTTCGAGGAAGCCAGGCATTTTGAGTTCCAGTTAGAGAAGTTCACGGGTTGAATTGGAACTTATTCGTCGCGAACGAGAGAGTATTGGCAAGGTGCGTCACATTTTCCGTATTTCCGAACCAATCGCGTAATCACAAGGGGCAAGGCGATGATCAGAGCATCAGGATTTCCAATAAACCGAACGGATCAACAATTGGGGTGCTGAAGCGAGGCTCATCGAGCTCCGTTGGCTGACAAAAGCACAACGACCGACACCAGCGGTGCTAAGAATATCCAGTCGGGGAACGGTAGTGTTGACCGAGATCGCGTCTTACGTCTTCCATGTCAAAACCTCTGCATCGCGATCTTCGGTCCAAAACATGGTTGTCCCAGCGGATCATTGTTGGGTGCTACCTGTGACTCTGTCGGTCAGGAATCCACACGCTCGATGCAAATCTGGCCACCGTCAACGCTGAGGTGCATGATGACGGCGGGTGAATCTAGTGGATCGCTTGTACTACTTCCAAGTGCGGTCATCGAGAAGTCTCTCGGAGCGTTTGGTCCTCCACCTCCCGCCTTAAACGGCAATTTCCCAGGGGGCACGACCGTCGAGTTGCCATTAAGGTCGTCAAGCGTCAAATTCCCATCTGGTCCGCGTTTAATCGAGCAGGATGCTGTGAACATCTGTGCGGCCTCGTTGTATCGAGCACGGTAGACATGATCGGCGAATTTCTGAGTAGATTTTTCCGGCCGATATACCGGCCATTTCGCCAAATAGAAAACGCCGAGCACCAAAACGACAGCGAGTATCGGTTTCTGAACTTGCAAATATTCTATTGTGTCTCAAAGCTGAAAAGGGGTGACTTACAGTAGTGCTAACCTCTTGAGGGATGGCGTCCGACATCAGCGGGAACGGTGGTTCGATTCTCCATTTGCAAACGCGCTATGCTGACCTCCGTTGCACGTCATGGTTATTTCGCGCTTTGTGTCCAAGACGCGGACGCAAGTAAATGTTTACCCGTTCCGTCACCAACATTGTGGTGGATACCGCAGAGCGTTAGCGGCGAGTTAACTATTCGATCAAAACCTTTCGGTTGCAAACGAATCGCCAGGTCATGTCCCGTCGTTGTTCGCGAGATGTTTTCGCAGCCGGATCGCACCGGCCACGAACGTGACGACTCCGGCAACGAGTAGAATTTGACCGGCGCGGAAAATGAAATCGTTCGGCAATTGCACGGCGATCATTGAATAGACAAAGCCAATGCCGAGTCTCACCATAAGCCCGGCAGAGTACAGCGGTGTAGTCCAAGACGCTCCGTTGTTGTTGGTCATGCATTGGGCCTGTGGTCAGGTTGGTGCGGAATGACTCTGCCTGAAGTCGCTACGTTTTTCTTTGCCAAACAACGTGTGCAATCACCGGGTGGCGACGAAAGACGGTCCATTGTTACAACGCCCGACTTCGCGACTCGGGTGCATTGCGTGGTTCTGCGATCACTCGAGTTCGTACACCGCCTTAAGCCTTCGGAACGTCTGTGGCGAGTTTGTTTGCTTTGCCAACTTGAGAAGTACGGGGATATCGCCAGAGTCGGGGAATTGGACGAGCAAGACAAAATCACGCTTCAGCGAAGCCGTTTTGCGATAGTCTCGAAGCCCATTCGCGATTGCATCGAGACATTTTGCCCTAACAATCGCAAACCCTTTGTCGTAATCGACACCATCCAGACCAAGCCTACGAAACGCCGCCCATATTTCATGAAGGCCGAGATCCGAGTCGAACGGAACCGAGATATCCAACGATTCCTCCCCATACGCCCACTCTGGGCAGCCAAAACGTAGGATTTCGGTGATTTCTTCGAGGGTCTGGTCGCTGCCGTGTTTGGCTGCTTGCTTGTGGAGTTTTGCTGCAGACGACGCAAGCGACTCCTCTGTGTTTGCCATCCAGAACATGGACTGCAAATCTTCGTCAGGGCAGAAGGCAAAACCATAGATGGTTTCATCGCCGAGCGCATTCATGGATGCGGCAACAATATCCGAGGCGGCAGAAGCAACGGATTCCCGTAGCGTAGAATAGTTGAGGTTGTCGTACGCTGCCTTGCTCATTTCGGATTCCGATTATTGCTTTCTTTCGCAGAACGATGGCGACAACCGGGTGTCCGCGGTTGATCTTCCATTTGTAAACGCGATGTCGGCCGCTCCGCGTTCATCGCTTGGCTATGCCAATATCGCTACTTGAGGGCCTCGGATATGTCGACCGTTCCCTTTGTCTTACGAAGGCCCATTGGCAGACCATTTAGCTTAACGTTGACCGCTGTCAGATTGAATTCGCAGTCAGATGGTTTTAACTCGAACAAACCAATTGGCCGCCAGGCCATCTCTTCTTCGTTGTAGACCTCCCCCTTGATTTCGACTTCAAGCCCATCAATCGACACGTTTCGAACGGAGTCATTTCCGCGTTCCCATGTTATGGGTGCCATATTGTAACGGTTTTCACGATCAACTCCCTTGATAACGAGACCTTTGATCTGGGCGCTGACGGTTTCATTTTTCCCGCCCCAGCCAAATTGCAAAGGCGCGCCATTTCGATGGTGTTCGATGGTAGTGTTTTCGATGGTTATGTCGCTGTAGACTTTAATCCCATCATCAGCCGTACTTATTAAGCTGTTTGTCACCGATGATCCGCCCGCACCGGCGAAACCATCGCTGTTATTGTTGTTGCCGTCGCGTGTGTCGAGCAATGAACACGAATCGACGTGAATAACAGCATCATTCGCGTATCCCGAAATGATGTAGCCTCGCGGATTCAGGCACGTGACATTTAGAA harbors:
- a CDS encoding TlpA family protein disulfide reductase, with translation MSNADSSRTKSVPIWILLLATIVVCSVGTLAFVFVHLTPPLDPVTQQRLNASQRELEEMVGKPASPLLGGQWIGGTKPVVSDKPQLLFFWATWCSACEPYLIELQDLVGDDAVIIGMHPAGTDPLEVERAIQRMQLRYPTFLANDERGPTAPIANYPVTFFPYSILVNSDGTVVSHGAGFKETKAKLLMTSQQARESGR
- a CDS encoding DUF4303 domain-containing protein; translated protein: MSKAAYDNLNYSTLRESVASAASDIVAASMNALGDETIYGFAFCPDEDLQSMFWMANTEESLASSAAKLHKQAAKHGSDQTLEEITEILRFGCPEWAYGEESLDISVPFDSDLGLHEIWAAFRRLGLDGVDYDKGFAIVRAKCLDAIANGLRDYRKTASLKRDFVLLVQFPDSGDIPVLLKLAKQTNSPQTFRRLKAVYELE
- a CDS encoding transposase is translated as MTTKLESLETKLDTFAAEHPDIVRLTTIPGVGRKTAEAFDVAIDDPHRFKNARHLPSYLGLTTKQRQSSEIDRTAARA